GGTGACAAGTTGCAAGACAGGCACTGCCCCGGAGCGAGCGCGGACGGTTACCTCTCCTGCTTGGCTTTCTGCTCCCGGGACCTCCGGTCTCCGATCACCGACATAGCCTGCCAGAACGAGCGCGGTCACCCCGATGCGCGGCACCGGGCGGGTCAGCGCCACGCCGGCGGCACGgccaccggcaccggcaccgggacgGGCGTGCAGGCGCGGCTGTCAGCGCCCGGCTCGGCCCCGCtgcaggcagcgcccggcctCCCACCCTGGCCCGGTCCCGTCCCGCCGCCGCACCGTCTCCAGGTTGGAGCTCTGGATCTCCTTCTCCTCCGCGTAGTCCGTGACGCGCTCCAGGTCCGCCGCGCCGCTATCGTGCTTCCGCGGCTTCTCGGCcgcgcgcccgcccgccccaTCGCTGCCGCCGCCGGAGCCGTTCGGCTCcgtctccagctccagctccacatCGCCCTCCGCCGCcatgccgccgccgccgcggcccgcTTCCGGTCACGTGCGCCGCCAGCGGGGGCGGCGAGCGGCGCGCGCCGCCAGAACCGAGCGCGGGCGAGGCCGGCTCCaggcccggccccgccgagcgGGCACGGTCAGCGCTCCCCGGCGCTCTCGGGGCTCCGCGCAGCTCGCAGCTGGCAGTGCCGGCACTCTGGGCCGCTCGCTAGCAGCGGGCCGCCGGCGCTGCCGAGGCGCGGAgccggccgggcgggcgcggccccgccgctgcccgcgAGTGCCCTCTGGCGGCGCACCGGCACTGCCG
The sequence above is a segment of the Molothrus aeneus isolate 106 chromosome 13, BPBGC_Maene_1.0, whole genome shotgun sequence genome. Coding sequences within it:
- the HYPK gene encoding huntingtin-interacting protein K, producing the protein MAAEGDVELELETEPNGSGGGSDGAGGRAAEKPRKHDSGAADLERVTDYAEEKEIQSSNLETAMSVIGDRRSREQKAKQEREKELAKVTIKKEDLELIMTEMEISRAAAERSLREHMGNVVEALITLTN